From a region of the Acinetobacter calcoaceticus genome:
- a CDS encoding nuclear transport factor 2 family protein, translating into MNLSQKKIAVRFLELAAAGEVDEAYSNYTASNFKHHNPYYAGDVTSLKEGMRESAIETPNKVFDVQHVIEDGDLVAVHSKLEMQMNGLTTLAVVHICRFENGKIAEFWDIGQIQPDPLINENGMF; encoded by the coding sequence ATGAACTTATCTCAAAAAAAAATTGCTGTACGGTTTTTAGAGCTTGCCGCTGCTGGCGAAGTCGATGAAGCCTATAGCAATTACACCGCGTCTAACTTCAAGCATCACAACCCTTATTATGCGGGCGATGTAACTTCTTTGAAGGAAGGAATGCGTGAAAGTGCAATTGAAACGCCAAACAAAGTCTTTGATGTTCAACATGTCATTGAAGATGGTGATTTGGTCGCTGTGCATTCTAAACTCGAAATGCAAATGAACGGGTTAACAACCTTGGCAGTGGTTCATATTTGTCGTTTCGAAAATGGAAAAATTGCTGAGTTTTGGGATATTGGACAAATACAACCCGACCCGCTCATCAATGAAAATGGTATGTTTTAA
- a CDS encoding RluA family pseudouridine synthase codes for MPLNDNFVYAPPQDPLSILFEDDDLIVVDKPAGLLSVMGRLPEHHDSAYLRVLEKFPLAKVTHRLDMATSGLLMFAKHRDAEVAVSKMFQARTVKKHYIALVQGQVEEEGSVEVPLITDWENRPRQIVHFELGKHAKTLFQPLVYDVQTDQSRVLLEPVTGRSHQLRVHMMHIGHPIMGDKLYHPEPKQFHLNRMALHAAYLAFQHPLNRTDVVIESQVPF; via the coding sequence ATGCCTTTAAACGACAACTTTGTTTATGCTCCACCACAAGACCCTCTTTCAATTTTATTTGAAGATGATGACCTCATTGTGGTTGATAAACCTGCGGGCCTATTGTCGGTTATGGGTCGTTTGCCTGAGCATCATGACAGTGCCTATTTACGAGTGCTGGAAAAGTTCCCTTTAGCCAAAGTGACTCATCGTCTAGATATGGCAACATCAGGCTTACTCATGTTTGCCAAACACCGTGATGCAGAAGTTGCGGTGAGTAAAATGTTTCAGGCTAGAACAGTCAAAAAACACTATATTGCCTTGGTGCAAGGCCAAGTCGAGGAAGAGGGGAGCGTCGAGGTTCCACTCATTACCGATTGGGAAAATCGCCCGAGACAAATTGTGCATTTTGAATTAGGTAAACATGCTAAAACCTTATTTCAACCTCTCGTCTATGATGTCCAAACAGATCAAAGTCGAGTATTGCTTGAACCAGTAACAGGGCGTTCACATCAGCTACGTGTACACATGATGCATATTGGACATCCGATTATGGGTGATAAGTTATATCACCCCGAACCTAAGCAATTTCACTTAAACCGGATGGCGTTACATGCCGCATATTTGGCTTTCCAGCATCCCTTAAATAGAACGGATGTGGTGATTGAATCGCAGGTGCCTTTTTAA
- a CDS encoding DUF1624 domain-containing protein, with product MALEKNIERLQSIDALRGLVILIMLLDHVRETFYLHKQVIDPMDVTVTEPALFGSRLLAHICAPVFVLLTGISAFLFHSKKQDLQQTRTFLLKRGLFLIVLELTLVNFAWTATFPPEVIYLQVIWAIGISMVVLAGCVSLPLPVIAGAALVIIFGHNFLDSVHFTNGFLQNIWFVLHERGWIEFAGIKLRTSYPVLPWIGVILLGYVLGQFFSSKYTAKQRTHYLLSIGLASIGLFVLLRFINIYGDQPWQHFESLQLTLMSFFNLTKYPPSLLFILLNVGIGLIVLVAFERMQQYSFLKPLVIFGSVPMFFYLLHLYVLKLMYVFAVNMWGVNHGNYLSVNHVWILWLITIVLSFALYPAVKWFSKFKHQNKHISILKYF from the coding sequence ATGGCTTTAGAAAAAAATATTGAGCGTTTACAGTCGATTGATGCCTTACGTGGTTTGGTCATCTTGATTATGTTGCTTGACCATGTAAGAGAAACTTTCTATTTGCATAAGCAGGTCATAGATCCAATGGATGTAACAGTGACTGAACCTGCCTTATTTGGTAGTCGGTTATTGGCACATATTTGTGCTCCGGTTTTTGTTCTTTTAACAGGTATTTCGGCTTTTTTATTTCATTCAAAAAAACAGGATTTACAGCAAACCCGTACGTTTTTATTGAAGCGTGGTCTATTTTTAATTGTGTTAGAGCTGACATTGGTAAACTTTGCTTGGACAGCAACTTTTCCACCAGAAGTCATTTATTTGCAGGTGATATGGGCGATTGGTATTAGCATGGTAGTGTTGGCTGGTTGTGTTAGTTTACCGTTGCCTGTCATTGCTGGCGCAGCTTTAGTGATTATTTTTGGGCACAACTTTTTAGATTCAGTGCATTTTACAAATGGTTTTTTACAGAATATATGGTTCGTTTTACACGAGCGTGGCTGGATTGAGTTTGCAGGTATAAAGCTTCGTACAAGCTATCCTGTTTTGCCTTGGATTGGTGTTATTTTGCTGGGTTATGTTTTAGGCCAATTCTTTAGTTCAAAATATACTGCAAAGCAAAGAACCCACTATTTATTGAGTATTGGTCTGGCAAGTATAGGCCTGTTTGTTTTACTGCGTTTTATCAATATCTATGGTGACCAGCCGTGGCAACATTTTGAGTCATTACAACTGACGTTAATGAGCTTTTTTAACCTCACCAAGTATCCACCGTCTTTACTGTTTATTTTGCTGAATGTTGGAATCGGTTTAATTGTGCTGGTTGCTTTCGAACGTATGCAGCAATATTCATTTTTAAAACCATTGGTGATATTTGGCTCGGTGCCTATGTTCTTTTATTTACTGCATTTATATGTGTTGAAACTGATGTATGTGTTTGCAGTGAATATGTGGGGTGTCAACCATGGAAATTATTTATCGGTTAATCATGTGTGGATACTGTGGTTAATCACGATTGTGTTGTCTTTTGCACTTTATCCGGCAGTTAAGTGGTTCTCGAAATTCAAACATCAAAACAAACATATTTCGATTTTAAAATATTTCTAA
- a CDS encoding Lrp/AsnC ligand binding domain-containing protein encodes MRPLDRIDRMILDILQREGRIAISELASRVNLSTTPCSERVKRLERDGIIMGYFARLNPAYVDRNLLVFLEIKLSAKSGDVFDQVARDLVEIPEVLECHLISGEFDYLVKARLKEMSAYRRLLGDLLKKLPASASSHSYVVMEEVKETLYLDVSK; translated from the coding sequence ATGCGCCCCTTAGATCGTATAGATCGCATGATTCTGGATATTTTGCAGCGTGAAGGACGAATTGCGATTAGTGAATTGGCATCGAGAGTCAACCTGTCGACCACCCCCTGTTCAGAGCGTGTCAAACGACTTGAACGCGATGGCATTATCATGGGTTACTTCGCACGACTAAACCCAGCTTATGTAGACCGTAATCTGCTCGTTTTTTTAGAAATTAAACTATCAGCCAAATCTGGCGATGTATTTGATCAGGTTGCCAGAGACTTAGTCGAGATTCCTGAAGTACTCGAATGTCATCTCATTTCAGGTGAGTTTGACTATCTTGTAAAAGCGCGCTTAAAAGAAATGAGTGCCTACCGCCGCTTGTTAGGAGATCTATTAAAGAAACTCCCCGCTTCGGCATCTTCACATAGTTATGTGGTCATGGAAGAAGTTAAAGAAACTTTATATCTTGATGTGAGTAAGTAA
- a CDS encoding amino acid permease: MTTARHSDTENSPDHLQRKLSNRHLQLIAIGGAIGTGLFMGSGKTISLAGPSILLIYMIIGGMFFFLMRAMGELLLANLHYKSFVDMAHDLIGPWAGYYLGWTYWLGWVLVGIADLSAVINYLGFWLPDGASFSPTQQAMISAGCVLFVMGLNLLTVRLFGEIEFWFALIKILAIIGLIGVGGYMIFSHFQAPQGAVASMSNVWSHGGLFPKGTEGFLAGFQIAVFAFVGVELIGTTAAETKDPEKNLPKAINAIPIRIILFYVLALFIVMSVTPWDHIRADKSPFVELFLNAGIPVSAIIMNLVVLSSVMSSMNSGVFSTSRMLFGLSKDGQAPGAFGRLSKRAVPSNGLIFSCIFIMGGAVLQYFVPNTMEAFTLASSLCVILFISVWSLIMVCYLRYRKLRPELHEKSNFKMPGGIWMSYLVLAFMLFTLVILALEPDTLKALYISPVWLIILGVTYHVLYKPRLKKLGRELVNDH, from the coding sequence ATGACAACGGCTCGTCATTCAGATACAGAAAATTCTCCTGATCATCTGCAACGAAAATTGTCTAACCGTCATTTACAACTGATTGCAATTGGCGGTGCAATTGGAACTGGCCTATTTATGGGTTCAGGCAAAACTATCTCCCTCGCAGGTCCTTCAATCCTTTTGATCTATATGATTATTGGAGGAATGTTCTTTTTTTTGATGCGTGCAATGGGCGAGTTGCTCCTTGCAAATCTGCATTACAAATCTTTTGTTGATATGGCTCATGATCTGATTGGTCCTTGGGCTGGTTATTATTTGGGCTGGACCTATTGGTTAGGTTGGGTGTTGGTGGGTATTGCTGATCTTTCTGCGGTCATTAACTATTTAGGTTTCTGGCTGCCCGATGGAGCGAGCTTCTCTCCAACTCAACAAGCCATGATTAGTGCTGGCTGTGTATTGTTTGTGATGGGTCTTAACCTACTGACAGTACGTTTGTTTGGTGAAATCGAATTCTGGTTTGCACTCATTAAGATCTTGGCCATTATTGGTTTGATTGGTGTGGGTGGCTACATGATTTTCAGCCATTTCCAAGCTCCGCAAGGTGCTGTTGCAAGCATGAGTAATGTTTGGTCGCATGGCGGTTTATTCCCGAAAGGTACTGAAGGCTTCTTGGCTGGTTTCCAGATAGCCGTCTTTGCTTTTGTCGGGGTTGAACTGATTGGTACAACGGCTGCTGAAACGAAAGATCCAGAGAAGAATTTACCAAAAGCAATTAACGCGATTCCGATACGTATTATTTTGTTCTATGTATTAGCGCTCTTTATTGTGATGTCAGTAACACCATGGGATCACATTCGCGCAGATAAAAGCCCGTTTGTTGAGTTATTCTTAAATGCGGGTATTCCGGTTTCTGCCATCATCATGAACTTGGTGGTGCTATCTTCCGTTATGTCTTCAATGAACAGCGGTGTGTTTTCAACCAGCCGTATGCTGTTTGGTTTATCAAAAGATGGTCAAGCACCGGGTGCATTTGGTCGTTTATCAAAACGTGCCGTGCCTTCAAATGGTTTGATTTTCTCTTGTATCTTTATCATGGGTGGAGCGGTACTTCAGTACTTTGTTCCAAACACCATGGAAGCATTTACGCTGGCAAGTTCACTCTGTGTGATTCTATTCATTAGTGTCTGGAGTCTCATCATGGTGTGCTATTTACGCTATCGAAAATTACGTCCTGAATTACATGAAAAATCAAATTTTAAAATGCCGGGTGGCATTTGGATGAGCTATTTGGTTCTAGCATTTATGCTTTTCACTTTGGTGATTTTGGCACTCGAGCCAGATACTTTGAAAGCACTCTATATCAGTCCAGTATGGTTGATCATTTTAGGAGTCACCTATCACGTGCTCTATAAACCACGCTTGAAAAAGCTAGGACGCGAACTCGTCAACGATCATTAA
- a CDS encoding RidA family protein, with amino-acid sequence MSNSDIQKINTNEVMSAVTVFNKVVYLSGQVPKNTEQDVAGQTREILATIDELLALADTDKSRLLSAQLYLKNLSDFSTVNAIWVDWLKGCVAPSRATIQADLVNPDWLIEIAVTAAQK; translated from the coding sequence ATGTCTAATTCAGATATACAAAAGATTAACACTAACGAAGTCATGAGCGCCGTGACTGTTTTTAACAAAGTGGTTTATTTGTCAGGTCAGGTACCTAAAAATACCGAGCAAGACGTGGCAGGTCAAACTCGTGAAATTCTTGCAACGATTGATGAACTTTTGGCGCTTGCTGATACCGACAAATCTCGCTTGCTCTCTGCACAGCTCTATTTGAAAAATCTTTCTGACTTTTCAACCGTAAATGCGATTTGGGTTGACTGGTTAAAAGGGTGTGTTGCTCCATCGCGTGCCACAATTCAGGCCGATTTGGTTAATCCAGACTGGCTCATTGAAATTGCCGTGACGGCAGCACAAAAGTAA
- a CDS encoding D-amino acid dehydrogenase, whose translation MRVIVLGSGVIGVASAYYLAQQGAEVTVLDRQSGPAEETSFGNAGQISPGYSTPWAAPGIPFKAVKWMFQHHAPLAINLDGSMWQLQWMAQMLKNCNPQSYAVNKERMMRVAEYSRDCLRELRKDTGINYENRAKGTLQLFRKEAQMEAVQRDISVLQECGVSYELLNGDELGRVEPALANTQDKLVGGLHLPNDETGDCYLFTNALAQIAKELGVNFQFNQNVEKLIVEGDEIKGVQVNGKVLTADRYVLAFGSYSRDFLKPLDLQLPVYPVKGYSLTIPIIDPAFAPQSTVLDETYKIAITRFDQRIRVGGMAELSGFNLGLNEDRRATLQMVTQDLFPGGDMAQASFWTGLRPMTPDSTPIIGATRFKNLFLNTGHGTLGWTMACGSGKLISDIVLNHKTEISTDGLSIQRYSHAHAA comes from the coding sequence ATGCGCGTAATTGTATTAGGTAGCGGCGTTATCGGAGTGGCAAGTGCCTATTATCTAGCTCAACAAGGAGCTGAGGTCACTGTTCTTGATCGACAGTCAGGTCCTGCTGAAGAAACAAGTTTTGGTAATGCAGGTCAAATTTCGCCAGGGTATTCAACCCCTTGGGCAGCACCAGGAATTCCTTTTAAAGCTGTGAAGTGGATGTTCCAACACCACGCACCGCTTGCTATTAATTTAGATGGCAGCATGTGGCAATTACAGTGGATGGCGCAGATGCTGAAAAACTGTAATCCACAAAGTTATGCTGTGAACAAAGAACGTATGATGCGTGTGGCTGAATACAGCCGTGACTGCTTACGTGAACTTAGAAAAGATACAGGTATTAATTACGAAAACCGTGCGAAAGGCACTTTGCAGTTATTCCGTAAAGAAGCACAAATGGAAGCGGTTCAACGCGACATTAGTGTTCTACAAGAGTGTGGCGTAAGTTACGAATTATTAAATGGCGATGAACTTGGCCGTGTAGAACCAGCTTTAGCAAATACGCAAGATAAATTGGTCGGCGGTTTGCATTTACCAAATGATGAGACAGGCGACTGTTATTTATTTACTAACGCTTTAGCTCAAATTGCTAAAGAGCTGGGGGTTAACTTCCAGTTCAACCAGAACGTAGAAAAATTGATTGTTGAAGGCGATGAAATTAAGGGCGTTCAGGTCAATGGTAAAGTCTTAACCGCAGATCGTTATGTTCTAGCATTTGGTAGTTATTCACGTGATTTCTTGAAACCACTCGATCTACAGTTACCTGTATATCCTGTGAAAGGTTACTCGTTAACGATTCCAATTATTGACCCTGCTTTTGCTCCGCAATCTACGGTGCTTGATGAAACTTATAAAATCGCGATTACTCGTTTTGACCAACGTATTCGCGTAGGTGGAATGGCAGAGTTAAGTGGTTTCAATTTAGGTCTGAACGAAGACCGCCGTGCAACCTTGCAAATGGTGACTCAGGACTTGTTCCCGGGCGGTGATATGGCACAGGCATCTTTCTGGACTGGTTTACGTCCAATGACGCCAGACAGTACCCCAATTATTGGTGCGACTCGCTTTAAAAATCTGTTCTTGAATACAGGTCACGGCACTTTAGGTTGGACTATGGCGTGTGGTTCAGGAAAATTAATCAGCGACATCGTACTCAATCATAAGACTGAAATCAGTACAGATGGTCTTTCAATTCAGCGCTATTCACACGCGCATGCTGCATAA
- the alr gene encoding alanine racemase: MPRPITAVIHRQALQNNLAVVRKAMSNSKVFAVVKANAYGHGIERVYEAFKAADGFALLDLDEAKRTRALGWTGPILLLEGIFSPQDLFDCVQYQLSFTIHSEEQIEWVQKHPYPAQFDVCLKMNSGMNRLGFKPQHYVQAWERLNNLANVSKITHMMHFSDADGERFGQKGIDYQITAFEDIIKDLPGERSVSNSAAILRYQDQLKSDYARSGIMLYGSSPDYPTHSIADWGLQPTMSLRSEIISVQHLDANESVGYGSNFVAEQPMTIGIVACGYADGYQRISPTGTPVLVDSVRTRTVGRVSMDMLAVDLTGIENAKVGSEVVLWGQSSTGVILPIDDVAVSSGTVGYELMCAVTARVQFINQV, from the coding sequence ATGCCTCGTCCTATTACCGCAGTCATCCACCGTCAAGCCTTACAAAACAACTTGGCGGTGGTACGCAAGGCTATGTCAAACAGTAAGGTTTTTGCTGTTGTAAAAGCCAATGCTTATGGACATGGAATTGAACGTGTTTATGAAGCGTTTAAGGCGGCAGATGGTTTTGCCTTACTTGATCTTGATGAAGCAAAACGAACTCGTGCTTTAGGTTGGACGGGTCCAATTTTATTGCTCGAAGGGATTTTTTCTCCTCAAGACTTATTTGATTGTGTGCAGTACCAACTCAGTTTCACCATTCACAGTGAAGAGCAAATTGAGTGGGTTCAAAAGCATCCTTATCCGGCACAATTTGATGTTTGCCTAAAAATGAACAGTGGCATGAACCGTCTTGGTTTTAAACCACAGCACTATGTTCAGGCATGGGAACGTTTAAATAATTTAGCAAACGTCTCCAAGATTACGCACATGATGCATTTTTCAGATGCAGATGGCGAGCGTTTCGGTCAGAAAGGTATTGATTATCAAATCACTGCATTTGAAGACATTATTAAAGATTTACCGGGTGAAAGATCGGTAAGTAATAGCGCGGCAATTCTGCGCTATCAAGACCAGCTCAAATCAGATTATGCACGTAGCGGCATCATGCTCTATGGCAGCTCGCCAGACTACCCGACGCATAGTATTGCCGATTGGGGTTTACAACCCACCATGAGTTTACGCAGTGAAATTATTTCCGTTCAGCATTTAGATGCGAATGAAAGCGTAGGTTATGGCTCAAACTTTGTCGCAGAGCAACCCATGACGATTGGGATTGTAGCTTGTGGCTATGCCGATGGTTATCAGCGTATTTCACCGACAGGTACGCCAGTTTTAGTGGACTCTGTACGTACTCGTACAGTCGGCCGCGTCAGCATGGATATGTTGGCAGTCGATTTAACGGGTATTGAAAATGCCAAAGTCGGCAGTGAAGTCGTGCTTTGGGGCCAATCAAGTACAGGCGTTATTTTGCCTATTGATGATGTCGCAGTTTCATCTGGTACGGTGGGTTACGAGCTGATGTGTGCAGTTACTGCCCGTGTTCAATTTATTAATCAGGTATAA
- a CDS encoding amino acid permease yields MTMVHHSDEASSPDHLQRKLNNRHLQMIAIGGAIGTGLFMGSGKTISLAGPSILVIYMLIGGMFFFLMRALGELLLANLHYKSFVDMAYDLIGPGAGYYIGWTYWLGWVLVGIADLSAVINYLSFWLPEGTSFSPMQQAMISAGCVLFVLGLNLLTVKLFGEVEFWFALIKILAIIGLIGVGGYMILTHFQAPHGQVVSVSNVWSHGGLFPKGVSGFLAGFQIAVFAFIGVELIGTTAAETKDPEKNLPKAINAIPIRIILFYVLALFVVMSVTPWDHIRADKSPFVELFLNAGIPVSAIIMNLVVLSSVMSSMNSGVFSTSRMLFGLSKDGQAPSALGRLSKRAVPSNGLIFSCIFIMGGAVLQYFVPNTMEAFTLASSLCVILFISVWLLIMACYLRYRKLSPELHAKSTFKMPGGVLMAYVVIAFFLFTLVILALEPDTLKALYVSPLWLVVLGVSYYVFYKPRMKKLVQETFD; encoded by the coding sequence ATGACAATGGTTCATCATTCAGATGAGGCAAGCTCCCCTGATCATTTACAACGGAAATTAAATAATCGCCATCTACAAATGATTGCAATTGGCGGCGCAATTGGAACCGGCTTATTTATGGGGTCGGGCAAAACAATCTCCCTCGCAGGTCCTTCAATTCTCGTGATTTACATGTTAATTGGTGGCATGTTCTTTTTTCTGATGCGTGCATTGGGTGAACTACTGCTTGCTAACTTACATTACAAATCATTTGTCGATATGGCATACGACTTAATCGGCCCAGGGGCTGGCTACTATATAGGCTGGACCTATTGGTTAGGCTGGGTGTTAGTGGGTATTGCCGATCTTTCTGCCGTCATTAACTATTTAAGTTTCTGGCTGCCAGAGGGCACAAGTTTCTCACCCATGCAACAGGCCATGATTAGTGCAGGCTGTGTACTCTTCGTTTTAGGGCTTAACCTTCTTACTGTGAAGTTGTTTGGTGAAGTTGAATTCTGGTTCGCACTCATTAAGATCTTGGCTATTATTGGCCTGATTGGTGTGGGTGGTTATATGATTTTAACTCACTTCCAAGCTCCTCATGGTCAGGTCGTGAGTGTAAGTAATGTGTGGTCGCATGGTGGCTTATTCCCGAAAGGGGTAAGTGGGTTTTTGGCGGGTTTCCAGATTGCCGTATTTGCCTTTATTGGTGTTGAGCTGATTGGTACAACAGCCGCTGAAACCAAAGATCCAGAGAAAAATCTGCCAAAAGCAATTAATGCGATTCCAATTCGTATTATTTTATTCTATGTATTAGCACTTTTTGTCGTGATGTCAGTGACACCATGGGATCACATTCGCGCAGATAAAAGCCCGTTTGTTGAGTTGTTCTTAAATGCGGGTATTCCGGTTTCTGCCATCATTATGAACTTGGTGGTGTTGTCTTCGGTCATGTCTTCTATGAACAGCGGTGTGTTTTCAACCAGTCGTATGCTGTTCGGTTTATCGAAAGATGGTCAGGCGCCAAGTGCATTGGGGCGTTTATCAAAACGTGCCGTACCTTCAAATGGTTTAATCTTCTCATGTATTTTCATTATGGGTGGGGCGGTACTTCAGTACTTCGTGCCTAACACGATGGAAGCATTTACTTTGGCAAGTTCACTCTGTGTGATTCTCTTTATTAGCGTATGGCTTCTGATCATGGCGTGCTATTTACGTTACCGTAAGTTGAGTCCAGAGCTACATGCTAAATCGACCTTTAAAATGCCGGGCGGGGTGTTGATGGCGTATGTTGTCATTGCATTTTTCTTGTTCACTTTAGTGATTTTGGCACTAGAGCCAGATACCTTAAAAGCATTATATGTTAGTCCATTATGGCTAGTTGTTTTAGGTGTTAGCTATTATGTGTTTTATAAACCGCGCATGAAAAAACTAGTCCAAGAAACTTTTGATTAA
- a CDS encoding ribonuclease E inhibitor RraB, translating to MTRDYEQFPDDDNGNVLWQMAEDGDDLTDLHEIEFSIAFQDQKNAEQCALYLLYQEQKVSLFQDDSVEPNEWVITVFVNMEPEYSDIVDLEQWFTSIAEKFQGEYDGWGCMAYVFDEDEDEEDDLLQ from the coding sequence ATGACTCGTGATTACGAACAATTTCCAGACGACGATAACGGTAATGTACTTTGGCAAATGGCTGAAGATGGGGATGATTTAACCGATCTACATGAAATTGAATTTTCTATCGCTTTTCAAGATCAGAAAAATGCAGAGCAATGTGCGCTCTATTTACTGTACCAAGAACAAAAAGTTTCACTCTTTCAAGATGATTCTGTTGAACCAAATGAATGGGTGATTACAGTCTTTGTCAACATGGAACCAGAGTACTCAGATATTGTTGATTTGGAACAATGGTTTACCAGCATCGCTGAAAAGTTTCAGGGCGAATATGATGGGTGGGGCTGCATGGCCTATGTCTTCGATGAGGATGAAGATGAAGAAGATGACTTGTTACAGTAA
- a CDS encoding TonB-dependent siderophore receptor — MQHKLGLLSSLGLSFISTLSWGEETSTVLATIRVQAETTQEDVSQNSSATKFSHDVLDVPFNRAFVSKQVMEQQDVQRIDDALTLVSGVFHQNNYGGGFWDNYSFRGFSGDPNLGATMIRNGLSVNRGVNAPKDIVNIDSLEFLKGPMAALYGRGETGGLLNLNSKKPQWERESEINLRANSQEQYRMSLEHTSPINDELAYRLAVAYEDNQSFRDHVSSERWFFSPQLTWKISDQTQLDFDSEFTQHKGTFDRGVSTVNHQFVMDPKTFTGEPDDGDMKVKDYFYQLRLSHEFNPDWKLNSAVSYKDAQMVGFSTEPRRIQANGRTLERQRRYRDYQSEDVLAQTELLGKLDTSWARHEILLSTELGQLDYQQYQLRRNHSSGMPNTIDIYQPEYGKYLPDLAPFTNTKEQQRYFALNVQDQIFFNDQWSVLFGNRFDQVEQDFKNHLTQTESNQTLHQNSPRFGVNFKASDQWAFYTNYGRSFAMNSGMNRNGQTFAPEKGESYEVGTKYKINDQSVLSLALFKMKKQNVLTTDPIDNAFQTAAGEVSSKGIEFDLNSQINDRWLINANYSYTDAQIEKDQDLAKGARLSNVPKHQGSISTDYEFLQEGTKKAGVGANLTYVGERSGHNIDNGFNLPSYTLVNLNGYYAPSDRLRYQLNVNNLFDKTYYVSSYSDLWVQPGEPLNASISAQWKF; from the coding sequence ATGCAACACAAATTAGGTTTGTTGTCTTCCTTAGGTCTATCGTTTATATCGACACTCAGTTGGGGAGAAGAAACGTCAACGGTATTGGCAACCATACGCGTTCAGGCTGAAACCACCCAAGAAGATGTAAGTCAAAATAGTTCAGCGACTAAATTTTCCCACGATGTTTTGGATGTACCTTTTAATCGTGCTTTTGTTTCTAAACAGGTGATGGAACAACAAGACGTTCAGCGCATTGATGATGCATTAACCTTAGTCAGTGGGGTTTTTCATCAAAACAATTATGGCGGCGGTTTTTGGGATAATTACTCTTTCCGAGGTTTTAGTGGCGATCCAAATTTAGGGGCTACCATGATCCGTAATGGTTTAAGTGTAAACCGAGGTGTTAATGCTCCCAAAGACATCGTAAATATTGACTCTTTAGAATTTTTAAAAGGACCAATGGCTGCCCTCTACGGACGTGGAGAAACAGGTGGTTTGCTCAATCTAAATAGTAAAAAACCACAGTGGGAACGTGAAAGTGAAATTAACTTACGCGCCAATAGCCAAGAACAATATAGAATGAGTCTGGAACATACCTCGCCGATTAACGATGAATTGGCCTATCGTTTAGCTGTTGCCTATGAAGATAATCAAAGCTTCCGTGATCATGTCAGCAGTGAACGCTGGTTCTTTTCGCCGCAGCTCACATGGAAAATTTCAGACCAGACTCAACTCGACTTCGATAGTGAATTTACTCAGCACAAAGGAACCTTTGACCGCGGGGTAAGCACGGTTAATCACCAGTTTGTGATGGACCCGAAAACATTTACTGGTGAACCTGACGATGGCGATATGAAAGTAAAAGATTACTTTTACCAGTTACGTCTTAGTCATGAATTTAACCCTGACTGGAAACTGAATAGTGCGGTCAGTTATAAAGATGCTCAAATGGTCGGCTTTTCGACCGAACCACGACGCATACAAGCTAACGGCCGTACTTTAGAGCGCCAACGCCGCTATCGTGATTATCAAAGTGAAGATGTGCTGGCTCAGACAGAATTGCTTGGTAAGCTTGATACTTCATGGGCTCGACATGAAATTTTACTTTCAACTGAACTTGGTCAACTCGATTATCAACAATATCAACTGCGTCGTAACCACAGCTCAGGCATGCCAAATACAATTGATATTTACCAACCTGAATATGGAAAATATTTACCAGATTTAGCACCGTTCACCAACACCAAAGAACAGCAACGCTATTTCGCACTCAATGTACAAGACCAGATTTTTTTTAATGATCAGTGGAGTGTGCTATTCGGCAACCGTTTTGATCAGGTCGAACAAGACTTTAAAAATCACCTGACTCAGACCGAAAGCAACCAGACCCTTCATCAAAATAGTCCACGTTTCGGAGTAAATTTTAAAGCTTCTGACCAATGGGCTTTTTATACGAACTATGGTCGCTCATTTGCGATGAATAGTGGTATGAACCGAAATGGTCAAACCTTTGCCCCTGAAAAAGGTGAAAGCTATGAGGTCGGTACAAAATATAAGATTAACGACCAAAGTGTACTCAGCCTTGCTCTGTTTAAAATGAAAAAACAAAATGTGCTGACAACAGATCCAATCGACAATGCATTCCAAACAGCCGCTGGTGAAGTCAGCAGTAAAGGGATTGAATTTGACTTAAATAGCCAGATCAATGACCGATGGCTCATCAATGCCAACTATAGTTATACCGATGCTCAAATTGAAAAAGACCAAGACCTAGCGAAAGGTGCTCGTCTGAGCAATGTTCCAAAACACCAAGGTTCAATCAGCACCGATTATGAGTTTCTGCAAGAAGGCACGAAAAAGGCAGGTGTAGGTGCTAACCTCACCTATGTCGGTGAGCGCAGTGGTCATAACATTGATAATGGATTTAACTTACCAAGTTATACGCTGGTGAATTTAAATGGCTACTACGCCCCGTCTGACCGCTTACGCTATCAGCTCAATGTGAATAATCTATTTGATAAAACTTACTATGTCTCAAGCTATAGCGATTTATGGGTTCAACCGGGTGAACCACTGAACGCTTCAATTTCGGCACAGTGGAAATTTTAA